A region of Kiritimatiellales bacterium DNA encodes the following proteins:
- a CDS encoding SIS domain-containing protein produces the protein MKKESLDAGLNSLKIETDAVHAMIDYLDQAAFGKAVDALASCPRIMTCASGSSGIAAKKFAHSLCCIERGAMFMPPAEAVHGGLGGLKPEDVLVMVSRGGKTVELLPIIDVCNKKGATLIAVTENLDSPLARAADIVLQLQIERESDSLSVMATASFIATVALFDALLSALIVETGYTREQFGLIHPGGAVGEMLNK, from the coding sequence ATGAAAAAAGAGTCATTAGATGCCGGGTTAAATTCACTGAAAATTGAAACGGATGCGGTTCATGCAATGATTGATTATCTGGATCAGGCTGCATTCGGAAAGGCGGTGGATGCGCTGGCGAGCTGTCCGCGTATTATGACCTGCGCCAGCGGATCGTCGGGTATCGCGGCTAAAAAATTTGCACACTCGCTGTGCTGCATCGAACGCGGGGCAATGTTTATGCCGCCGGCGGAAGCGGTGCACGGCGGACTCGGCGGACTGAAACCTGAAGATGTTCTGGTGATGGTGTCGCGCGGCGGAAAAACTGTTGAACTGCTGCCGATCATTGATGTGTGCAATAAAAAAGGCGCCACGCTGATTGCCGTTACAGAAAATCTGGATTCACCGCTTGCTCGCGCTGCGGACATTGTGCTGCAATTGCAGATCGAACGGGAGAGCGATTCGTTAAGCGTGATGGCGACAGCAAGCTTTATTGCGACTGTGGCGCTGTTTGATGCGCTGTTAAGTGCGTTGATTGTCGAAACCGGATATACACGCGAGCAGTTCGGCTTAATTCATCCCGGCGGCGCAGTCGGTGAAATGCTTAACAAATAA
- a CDS encoding triose-phosphate isomerase, with the protein MYRNYKIRAPFFEIGPKAYLYGEGMLALALDIDRVAEKYDVDIIVTPQYTDIKLLADNTRRIHVYAPHMDSLPVGRGLGSVLPEAVKAAGAVGVMLNHAEKKLTLEEIEKTIRRADEVGLATIVCADTVEEIKAIAAMGPNLMVAEPTSLIGTGTPSGPEYVRATIDAVQAVNPDIMVLQGAGISTGQDVYNVIAAGAMATGCTSGIIKAANPPAMVEEMICALRTAWDERNQKNK; encoded by the coding sequence ATGTACCGGAATTATAAGATCAGAGCACCGTTTTTTGAAATCGGGCCGAAAGCGTATTTATACGGTGAAGGAATGCTGGCGCTGGCTTTGGACATTGACCGCGTCGCGGAAAAGTATGACGTCGATATTATCGTCACGCCGCAATACACCGACATCAAACTGCTTGCCGATAACACACGCCGGATTCATGTGTATGCCCCGCACATGGATTCTCTGCCGGTTGGACGCGGGCTCGGCTCCGTTCTTCCGGAAGCGGTGAAAGCTGCCGGTGCAGTCGGTGTAATGCTGAACCATGCGGAGAAAAAACTGACGCTGGAGGAGATTGAAAAAACAATCCGGCGCGCCGATGAAGTCGGTCTGGCAACGATTGTTTGCGCCGACACAGTGGAAGAAATTAAAGCGATTGCGGCGATGGGGCCGAACCTGATGGTGGCTGAGCCGACGTCGTTGATCGGTACCGGTACGCCGAGTGGTCCGGAATATGTGCGCGCAACGATTGATGCAGTGCAAGCCGTCAATCCGGACATCATGGTTCTGCAAGGTGCCGGAATTTCCACCGGACAGGATGTATATAATGTAATTGCCGCCGGTGCGATGGCGACAGGCTGTACCAGCGGAATTATTAAAGCGGCGAATCCGCCGGCGATGGTGGAAGAGATGATCTGCGCGCTGCGGACAGCGTGGGATGAGCGTAATCAGAAAAATAAATAG
- a CDS encoding secondary thiamine-phosphate synthase enzyme YjbQ has product MAVFRKTIELQSKDHMPCFHNVTDGVKAIVAESGIKNGICVVYSHHTTCSVITQECSHDLNYFGREFLQVDLMEIMEKMIPTCRTEGQYHHPGPEHIKFALSFPDEEPKGSLNTDAHLRSCFFGRSETIVLHDGEVSLGDFGFIYFIDWDQVRERKRVCEVQIIGE; this is encoded by the coding sequence ATGGCTGTCTTCAGAAAGACGATTGAATTGCAGTCCAAAGACCACATGCCCTGTTTTCATAATGTAACAGACGGCGTGAAAGCCATTGTGGCTGAATCCGGAATTAAAAACGGCATTTGCGTGGTGTATTCACATCATACAACCTGTTCTGTGATCACACAGGAATGCTCACATGACCTCAACTATTTCGGCCGCGAGTTTCTGCAGGTTGATTTGATGGAGATCATGGAAAAAATGATTCCGACCTGCCGCACCGAGGGGCAGTATCATCACCCCGGTCCGGAACACATCAAATTTGCATTGAGTTTTCCGGACGAAGAACCGAAAGGCAGTTTGAATACGGATGCACATTTGCGCTCCTGTTTTTTCGGCCGTTCGGAAACCATCGTATTGCACGACGGTGAAGTGTCGCTCGGCGATTTCGGGTTCATCTATTTCATCGACTGGGATCAGGTTCGTGAACGCA